The DNA region TCCAGAATCAATTTTATCTCCATTAGATAAAATAACAGGATATTTTTGCTTATTAGCGATGATTTTAACAGTGTAAGATGACATTACATCAGGTCTATCTAGATAGTACGTAATTTTTCTAAAACCAGTGGCCTCACACTGTGTACAAAATACATCTCCTGATTTATATAATCCTTCTAAAGAGGTATTTGCAGATGGATTAATCTCAACTACAGTGTTTAGAATAAAATTTCCAGGGACTTCATGGATAATTAACTGGTTATTATTTATATCAAAATCATATTTTGATAAATCTTTATTATCTATTTTAATTGATAGTAGTTTTAAATCTACACCATCTAAAACCAATGAGTTACTTTCATTATTAGCAGGATCTTTGGTAATATGTAAGTCTGCTGTTACTATTGTTTTTGATTCATCTAGATTAAATGTTAGATGAGTTTCATTTATAAGATAATTACTTGGTTTATAGTCTTTTAAATACTTAATTTTAGGCTGAGACATAATAATTTTTAAGTCAACTTTATTTATACTTAAGAATAGCAGCCACTAAGATTAGTTACAATTATTATACAACATGACAAGTATAATAATTCTTTAAAAAACCAACTCTGCTGCAGAGTTGTCAAGAAAAATTAGACCTTCTCTAGATTAATTTATATTAACTATAAATATAAACAACTTTTTACGAAAAAGTCTTAATATATAAATATCTAAAAAATAATCTTAAATTATTAGTAGTTTCTAATAACATCAAAAATTTCTTTTAACTTATTCTGATCTTTTTGACCAGGTTCAGATTCAACACCCGAATTAATATCATACGCAGAGCATTTTAACTCTATTGCTTTAGCTATATTTTTAGAACTTAACCCACCAGCTAATATTATATTATTTTTATCTTTAATAAGGTCCCAATCAAAACTTTTGCCTGTACCTCCAGATTGTCCATCTATCTGAGCATCTAATAAATGATAGTCAACATTATCTAATAACTTAGGAATAGTTTTATCTACTCCATAAGCTTTCCATATTTGGCGATTTCTATGTAATTTAGATTTTAAAATATTTATATATTCTTGATCTTCATCACCATGAAGCTGAATCGCACTTAATTTCAAATCATAGGACGTATTAACAACATCCTCAATATTAGCGTTAGCAAAGACACCCACATAATTTAATTTAACTTTTCTAGCTATAGATTTTGCCATGTCAAATTTTATATATCGAGGCGACTTCTTAACAAATATAAATCCTCCATAAATAGCACCTGCATCATAAGCTTTTTGGGCATTTTCTACAGATGTTAGCCCGCACACTTTATTAAATCCATATATTATTTTTCTCACAGCAAGCTCTAAATTACGCTCACCCATAATAGAACTACCTATAAGAAAGCCATTTACACAGTTTCTAAGCTCTCTTACTTCTTGATTTTTATAAATCCCAGATTCAGAAATAACAATAGTATCTTTTGGTACTTTAGGAGCCAACACTCGAGTAGTATTTAAATCTATGGATAAATCTCTAAGATTACGATTATTTATACCTATCACTTTTGCTTTTAGATTTACAGCTCTTTGAAGTTCTTCTTCATTACTAGCTTCTGTAAGTATTCCCATACCAAAACGACTAGCAACTTTAGCTAGTTTTTTATATTCATTATCATCCAAAATAGAAAGCATTAGTAGTATAGCATCGGCTTTATAGTGTCTTGCTAAATATATTTGATATTCATCTATAATAAAGTCTTTACAAAGTATAGGCTGTGTTACTTGATTTCTTACAATTTCTAAATTTGTAAAACTTCCCATAAAAAACTCTTCATCAGTCAAAACAGAAATGGCATTTGCATACTTTTTATATACTGAAGCTATTTCATTTAAATTAAATTTTTTACGAATAATTCCTTTAGAAGGGGAGCCTTTTTTACATTCTAATATAAAGACTGCTTTTTGAGAGTCTAAAGCCTCATAAAATTTTCTATCAGTTTTATCAACTTCATTTTTAAAAATTTCTAAAGGGAATAATCTTTTTTTAGAAAAAAGCCATTTTCTTTTTGCTTCAACAATTTTTGCTAATATAGTTTCCATACTTATTAATATTTCTTTTTAATTTTAAGTAATATTTTAAACGAAAAATATTTAAAAGTTTAATTTTTATACTTTAAAACGAATAATATGATTATTTTTCTCCATCAAAATAATCCACCTCATCAGAAACTCTAAAAATATGTCTTAATTTACTGTTACCTACTTCTCCAACCATCGACATGAGCTTATTAGAATCTGGATATTCACAAATATCGTAAGGTTCATTCCTACTAATACAAAAGTACTTCAAATCATATTTTCCTGTATTTAAAATCTGATGAGCAACAGCTCTATCTCCTGGAGGACAAACTATAATATCATGCTTTTGTATTTGATATTCAATATCACCAAAACGCAAAGTTCCAACACCTTCAAGGATAATGAACATTTCTTCATTTATTCTATGATTATGGAAAGGGCAAGCTTTCTTTCCTGGTGGAACTATTGTAATACTATATCCTAAAAGCTTTGCTCCTCTTTTATCACTAATACTTGCAAATTTTTCTTGATAAGAACCTTCCTTAGACTCTTCAAAAGTGTCTATTTCATCTAAATTTATAAATGGTTTCATGATAATTTTTAATTAATTAATTTATTTAAATTTTTTATATAAAATGGCATTTAAACAATTAAGTGATTCATGGTCATAAATAGATTAATATATACCTAAAGCTTATATTTAATCAAAAACTAATATATATCTATTACATTATTAATTAATAGCTACTATATTCAACATTAATCTCAACAAAATCTTCGATTGGATTATATCTATCAAAATCAGCTTTATATACTCTTTTTTTAGAATTATCACTCCAAATCTCTCGCCATTTTTCTATAGCAGCATCAGGAAGGTCTCCTTCTACCCTAAAAATTTTATGATTCTTCTCAAGAATAACTGAATCTAAGCCTATCGGAGTTTCAAAAGAATTATTTACTTCATAACCTATTAAAAGAGTATAAGGGGCTGTATGATCACCTTCATATTCATAATAAACTGATATTATATCTTGAGATAAGTTTTGTCCATTGAGATACTCTAAAACTTCACTATTAAAGAATAATTCCCATGCTTGTTCAAGTAAATCATCTCTATCATTAGAAACTTTTGTTGATACACCTACTATTCTCATATTTATCTAGTTAAACATTCTGCATAGCTAGATGCTATATTAAAAGGAACTACATTACTATATTTCCAATCTATATTTTTCCAAACTTTATTTATTGTTTCATCACGCCCACAACCTGTACGATAATAACAATACCTTTTAGGATTCTTATAATGATAATTTTGATGATACTTTTCAGCTTCATAGAATTTTGTCGTTG from Francisella halioticida includes:
- the trpCF gene encoding bifunctional indole-3-glycerol-phosphate synthase TrpC/phosphoribosylanthranilate isomerase TrpF is translated as METILAKIVEAKRKWLFSKKRLFPLEIFKNEVDKTDRKFYEALDSQKAVFILECKKGSPSKGIIRKKFNLNEIASVYKKYANAISVLTDEEFFMGSFTNLEIVRNQVTQPILCKDFIIDEYQIYLARHYKADAILLMLSILDDNEYKKLAKVASRFGMGILTEASNEEELQRAVNLKAKVIGINNRNLRDLSIDLNTTRVLAPKVPKDTIVISESGIYKNQEVRELRNCVNGFLIGSSIMGERNLELAVRKIIYGFNKVCGLTSVENAQKAYDAGAIYGGFIFVKKSPRYIKFDMAKSIARKVKLNYVGVFANANIEDVVNTSYDLKLSAIQLHGDEDQEYINILKSKLHRNRQIWKAYGVDKTIPKLLDNVDYHLLDAQIDGQSGGTGKSFDWDLIKDKNNIILAGGLSSKNIAKAIELKCSAYDINSGVESEPGQKDQNKLKEIFDVIRNY
- a CDS encoding cupin domain-containing protein: MKPFINLDEIDTFEESKEGSYQEKFASISDKRGAKLLGYSITIVPPGKKACPFHNHRINEEMFIILEGVGTLRFGDIEYQIQKHDIIVCPPGDRAVAHQILNTGKYDLKYFCISRNEPYDICEYPDSNKLMSMVGEVGNSKLRHIFRVSDEVDYFDGEK
- a CDS encoding GyrI-like domain-containing protein; translation: MRIVGVSTKVSNDRDDLLEQAWELFFNSEVLEYLNGQNLSQDIISVYYEYEGDHTAPYTLLIGYEVNNSFETPIGLDSVILEKNHKIFRVEGDLPDAAIEKWREIWSDNSKKRVYKADFDRYNPIEDFVEINVEYSSY